Proteins encoded in a region of the Benincasa hispida cultivar B227 chromosome 2, ASM972705v1, whole genome shotgun sequence genome:
- the LOC120072241 gene encoding prohibitin-3, mitochondrial — MGSSQAAVSFLTNIARAAFGLGAAASVLNASLYTVDGGERAVLFDRFRGVIDETVGEGTHFLIPWLQKPFIFDIRTRPHTFSSVSGTKDLQMVNLSLRVLSRPEISRLPDIFKTLGLEYDEKVLPSIGNEVLKAVVAQFNADQLLTERPHVSALVRESLVRRAKDFNIELDDVAITHLSYSPEFSKAVEQKQVAQQEAERSKFVVAKAEQERRAAIIRAEGESESAKLISDATSAAGMGLIELRRIEASREIASTLSKSPNVAYLPGGQNMLLALNPSR; from the coding sequence ATGGGTAGCAGCCAAGCCGCTGTCTCATTTCTCACCAATATTGCTCGTGCTGCTTTCGGTCTCGGCGCCGCCGCATCGGTTCTGAACGCCTCCTTGTACACCGTTGACGGTGGTGAAAGAGCTGTCCTCTTCGATCGATTTCGGGGTGTAATTGACGAAACTGTCGGTGAGGGAACGCACTTCTTGATTCCATGGCTTCAAAAGccctttatatttgatattcgTACGAGACCACACACTTTCTCGTCTGTTTCCGGTACCAAAGATCTTCAGATGGTAAATCTGAGCCTACGAGTTCTTTCTCGCCCTGAGATTTCGCGCCTCCCTGATATTTTCAAAACCCTAGGTCTAGAGTACGACGAGAAGGTCCTCCCTTCTATTGGAAATGAGGTTCTGAAGGCCGTCGTCGCCCAATTCAACGCCGATCAGCTTTTGACTGAGCGGCCTCATGTTTCGGCTCTTGTGCGTGAGAGCCTGGTTCGGAGGGCTAAGGACTTCAACATTGAGCTGGATGACGTTGCCATCACACATTTGTCTTATAGCCCGGAGTTCTCTAAGGCAGTTGAGCAGAAGCAGGTAGCACAACAAGAGGCGGAGCGGTCAAAATTTGTTGTGGCGAAGGCCGAACAAGAAAGAAGGGCCGCAATTATTAGGGCCGAGGGTGAGAGCGAGTCAGCTAAGTTGATTTCTGATGCTACATCGGCCGCTGGTATGGGTTTGATCGAGCTGAGGAGAATTGAAGCATCAAGGGAGATCGCATCCACCCTCTCCAAGTCGCCGAATGTGGCTTACTTGCCTGGTGGTCAGAACATGCTTTTGGCTCTGAACCCGAGCCGTTGA